The following proteins come from a genomic window of Henningerozyma blattae CBS 6284 chromosome 4, complete genome:
- the VPS53 gene encoding Vps53p (similar to Saccharomyces cerevisiae VPS53 (YJL029C); ancestral locus Anc_5.245): MISTSKDYDPIEDITIILAQRESIENIDSLINLTKNYRLKLKNEIEENLMENHNYNMSADEIGMKEIFNNLNKIREISDSTNSNINDFTVNINELDQSKKNLTSSLNFYQNLKILIDCYNDCRVLSHKRSFIAMISSYKIMNSLMENNFIKFKNIDMINQLINNINKLNVEIFDNILNIFKKIINNNNSTLGEEAMSHWEKELKSGACEIIDNNSKEGLKIKLIDEILNKLMYEINEIFQIDDEAGSLENLSRRYIYFKKILNKFNTDYNKFFKVEWKMSIRLTTLFYEKTIKDLQILLKREFSTTNSSSVSTNTVGSKKIDLFMNCMQTTIEFEKYIDVRFSQQLKCDKISKTFEPYLVLWIQYQDKIMKDNMLKYLRMGTSSDSDENQENYTVVPSSADLFRNYRNILRQTIELTGETNSINTNNKGKENENLIKEMSRLFCKWLIEYCNKILYPILIPDNVAIDNKDETIKFTILLINTADYCNTTIKQLQDKIQELTGNDKCNKIFSKLDKVYEEILNKGNKVLMKRIIGSELQFIWREFDNVDWKRILIEDYSRYMVTMRKSMQVHNLETEVTERNENIIDKILKGFNREVYKWNFLDKLIEMISQEFTYHIIKLLLPKPPYGNRPISTTATSTATLKNISMNSIEVNNIGEQLLLDCELLKQTMHSYLKYSNNKKTIDRHITNNIEKIINFIKLLITPVDSSEDYNEAYKRLTKNNHNILIWTMTLALKGVSWDVSIWKQHWSVFYLELSESKNTEGITGTTMKEKDQTKQKIEGTTDLFVYAWNRKQVIEHERNMRALVGSSWRELLSEMGI; encoded by the coding sequence ATGATTTCTACTTCAAAAGATTATGATCCAATTGAAGATATTACAATCATTTTGGCCCAAAGAGaatctattgaaaatattgattcattgattaatttaacaaaaaattatagattaaaattgaaaaatgagATCGAAGAGAATTTAATGGAAAATCACAATTATAACATGTCAGCTGACGAAATTGGGatgaaagaaatatttaataatttaaataaaattagagAAATTAGTGATAGTACGAACTCGAATATTAACGACTTCACtgtaaatattaatgaattagatcaaagtaaaaaaaatttaacatccagtttgaatttttatcagaatttgaaaatattaatcgATTGTTATAATGACTGTAGAGTTTTAAGCCATAAAAGATCATTTATTGCCATGATTTCATCATATAAGATAATGAATTCAttaatggaaaataatttcattaagtttaaaaatattgatatgaTTAACCAGTTAATtaataacattaataaactaaatgtagaaatttttgataatatattgaatatcttcaaaaaaattattaataataataattctacttTAGGTGAGGAAGCAATGTCACATTGGGagaaagaattgaaatctGGTGCTTGTGAAATTATAGACAATAATAGCAAAGAAGGcttaaagataaaattaattgatgagatattaaacaaattgatgtatgaaattaatgaaatttttcaaattgatgACGAAGCAGGTAGTTTGGaaaatttatcaagaagatatatttattttaaaaaaattttaaataagttTAATACcgattataataaattttttaaagtagAATGGAAAATGTCAATTCGACTAACCACTTTATTTTATGAAAAGACAATAAAAGatcttcaaattttgttaaaaagAGAATTCTCAACAACAAATTCAAGTTCAGTGTCTACTAATACCGTAGGcagtaaaaaaattgatctATTTATGAATTGTATGCAAACAactattgaatttgaaaaatatattgatgtTAGATTTTCACAACAATTAAAATGTGacaaaatttcaaaaacttTTGAACCTTATTTAGTTTTATGGATTCAATATCAAGATAAAATTATGAAAGACAATATGCTAAAGTATTTACGTATGGGCACCTCGAGTGATTCTGATGAAAACCAAGAGAATTATACTGTAGTTCCCTCTAGCGCTGATTTATTTCGTAACTACCGTAACATCTTAAGACAAACAATTGAGCTAACAGGCGAAACAAATTCTATAAACACAAACAATAAAGgtaaagaaaatgaaaatctGATAAAAGAAATGAGCAGGCTTTTTTGTAAATGGTTGATTGAATActgtaataaaattttataccCAATACTAATACCTGATAATGTAGccattgataataaagatgaaacaatcaaatttacaattcttttaatcAATACTGCCGATTATTGCAATACTACAATCAAACAATTGCAAGATaaaattcaagaattaaCAGGTAATGACAAATGTAACAAAATTTTTAGCAAGCTGGATAAAGTATatgaagaaattttaaataaggGCAATAAAGTGTTAATGAAACGTATTATTGGGAGTGAATTACAATTCATTTGGAGAGAGTTCGATAATGTCGATTGGAAAAGGATTTTAATTGAAGATTATAGCAGATATATGGTTACAATGAGAAAAAGCATGCAAGTTCACAATTTAGAGACCGAAGTTACAGAAAGAAATGAAAAcataattgataaaatcTTAAAAGGTTTCAATAGAGAAGTCTATAAGTGGAATTTTCTTGATAAACTGATTGAGATGATAAGTCAAGAATTTACCTACCATATTATCAAACTTTTACTTCCGAAGCCTCCTTATGGTAATAGACCAATTAGTACAACTGCTACATCAACAGCTAcgttaaaaaatattagtatGAATAGTATAGAAGTTAATAACATTGGAgaacaattattattggattGCGAACTACTAAAACAGACAATGCACagttatttaaaatatagtAACAATAAAAAGACAATCGATAGACATATAACAAATaacattgaaaaaattataaacttCATTAAGCTACTTATAACCCCGGTAGATAGTTCTGAGGATTATAATGAAGCATATAAACGATTAACGAAGAATAACcataatattctaatatGGACAATGACATTAGCATTAAAAGGTGTTTCATGGGATGTTAGTATTTGGAAACAACATTGGAGcgttttttatttagagTTGAGTGAATCTAAGAATACAGAAGGTATCACTGGTACCACtatgaaagaaaaagatcAAACCAAGCAAAAAATTGAAGGAACTACTGATCTTTTTGTGTATGCATGGAATAGAAAGCAAGTTATAGAACATGAACGTAATATGCGTGCATTGGTCGGTAGTAGTTGGAGGGAATTACTAAGTGAAATGGGTATTTAA
- the ARO5 gene encoding Aro5p (similar to Saccharomyces cerevisiae YGL117W; ancestral locus Anc_6.134) translates to MSQTKVISIIRPAPECTLDNKVPEETTSQLNITETIYNMSNTNVEILTQIVKELSVSICKPIHEFLDNILEKFMFPKSTMKLTSNDINILGNARILEIIYLNSLIDKNVLNNYIYPIKEDKSNLIDLINVLQRIHEILIMFLNELNQSINHNDFIKEFLIHELLNFETIFKSFKKFDSIMIKLFESFQLTVKHINIEFSVNQCLLTEIQTFIKENKSMYNQLIINSNGFVEYCKINEIPRTSSLSVKANIINDHRFNLFINKRKDELQLTARRIF, encoded by the coding sequence ATGTCACAAACTAAAGTCATATCAATAATACGGCCAGCTCCAGAATGCACCCTCGATAACAAAGTCCCTGAAGAAACCACCAGCCAATTGAACATTACAGAAACTATCTACAACATGTCAAATACCAACGTTGAAATATTGACTCAAATCGTCAAAGAATTGAGTGTTTCCATTTGTAAACCGATCCATGAATTTCTtgataatatattagaGAAATTCATGTTCCCTAAATCTACAATGAAATTGACCTCAAATGATATCAACATCTTGGGCAATGCAAGAATATTGGAaatcatttatttgaatagtTTGATCGACAAAAATGTATTGAATAATTACATTTATCCTATCAAAGAAGACAAATCCAATTTGATTGATTTGATCAATGTCTTACAAAGAATCCACgagatattaataatgtttctaaatgaattaaatcaatcGATCAATCATAACGACTTCATCAAAGAATTTCTCATTCatgaattattgaatttcgaaactattttcaaatcattcaaGAAATTCGATTCCATCatgattaaattatttgaatccTTCCAATTAACCGTCAAacatataaatatagaatTCAGCGTCAACCAATGTCTGCTGACAGAAATTCAAACttttataaaagaaaacaagTCAATGTACAATCAATTGATCATCAATTCAAATGGGTTTGTCGAATATTGTAAGATAAACGAAATCCCACGCACATCCTCTCTTTCTGTAAAGGCTAATATTATCAACGACCATCGCTTCAACTTATTCATTAACAAAAGAAAGGATGAGTTGCAATTAACAGctagaagaattttttga
- the PBP2 gene encoding telomere maintenance protein PBP2 (similar to Saccharomyces cerevisiae PBP2 (YBR233W); ancestral locus Anc_6.139) translates to MTDTTTTAVSAPSSNIATATNVTSTNGPSSNRAAPTKALKRKKNQDGDDDDDLEDNEVQLEAAIKRVALEDEEDFDSRDNMNDTSKNITSVVSKSSTNTNTETIIHLRILCLVSQASLVVGHHGRTIAKIKQTTQTRVHVSDNARGVPERVVHIRGSSQDASFAVGLIVRAILGDNSIVNENHNPHDMFPNQSIMMTPLTLHLLIPHHLVGCIIGRGGNHLREIESFSGARLFASPQQLVASNDRLLSITGNSGSIKIATYHIAESLLNANNQLKNRNTVFYQPSPMYSVLMNSTIHPLPNINSNNNNNNPTNNNMPINHPNSNNQMQYHNNTRRSHLHNAMLQQQQLPLPIQIPMPLQMPLQLQTPPPPPSQLQNGNNNMNNNNNNNNNNWNYPQPLNNLQIHFNNNSSSTTPTYINNNNNNTTNNTNNNSGLPNSNNSASNNHSFNNNNISSNNTMSYNNNNIKSKKETIHDKDNGEQDEEEKEEEEEKEEEEENEAIPSTHNSSTNLNNQINSNQNDRNDKQFDNKENINESSSVNYDNDNNNNTTNIQKNNLYSDEEDGDNSSIYSSSTNMNRNNSQYINNNRLFNHQQQFLNHNNNQQLYYTNSNTPQFTPNYMIPHIQIMDNPVPIIDNNSNNSMNMNNISTPSLNNHPAPNNDSSFILRQDIYIDEYFVGNVIGKEGKHINSIKETTGCSIFIDKQPIKYMNKRKISMRGTIVGLNTAIILINNRIETDRLSNINRNNSNSSSNNNINNYNG, encoded by the coding sequence ATGACTGATACAACAACTACTGCTGTTTCAGCCCCCAGTTCTAATATCGCCACAGCTACTAATGTCACGTCGACTAATGGACCATCCTCAAACAGAGCAGCCCCTACAAAGGCACTcaaaagaaagaagaacCAGGATGGCGATGACGATGACGATCTGGAAGATAACGAAGTTCAATTGGAGGCTGCTATTAAACGAGTAGCTTTGGAAGATGAAGAGGATTTTGATTCGAGAGATAACATGAACGATacatcaaaaaatataacttCTGTTGTATCGAAATCTAGTACAAACACCAACACTGAAACTATTATCCATTTACGTATCTTATGCCTGGTTAGTCAGGCATCATTAGTGGTGGGACACCATGGAAGAACTATTGCCAAGATTAAACAAACCACTCAAACTAGAGTCCATGTTTCAGATAATGCTCGTGGTGTACCTGAACGTGTGGTTCATATTAGAGGGTCTTCTCAAGATGCTTCTTTTGCAGTTGGATTAATTGTTAGAGCTATATTGGGTGATAATTCAATAGTAAATGAAAATCATAATCCACATGATATGTTCCCCAACCAATCCATAATGATGACTCCACTAACTTTACATCTTTTGATCCCACATCATTTGGTAGGCTGCATCATTGGTAGAGGCGGCAACCATTTGCGTGAAATTGAAAGTTTTAGTGGAGCACGCCTATTTGCCTCGCCACAACAATTGGTTGCATCCAATGATAGATTGTTAAGTATCACAGGGAACTCAGGTTCCATTAAAATCGCTACCTATCATATTGCTGAAAGTTTATTAAACGcaaataatcaattgaaaaatagaaataccGTGTTTTATCAACCTTCCCCAATGTATTCTGTTTTAATGAACTCTACAATACACCCATTACCAAATATtaacagcaacaacaataacaacaacCCCACCAACAACAACATGCCAATTAACCACCCAAACTCCAATAATCAAATGCAATACCACAACAATACAAGAAGGAGCCACCTTCATAATGCCATGctacaacaacaacaattaccACTACCTATTCAAATCCCAATGCCTCTTCAAATGCCTCTTCAATTGCAAACTCCTCCCCCTCCTCCATctcaattacaaaatggtaataataatatgaataataataacaataataacaacaacaattggAATTATCCTCAACCtcttaataatttacaaatacattttaataataattcttcttccaCTACACCTacttatattaataataataataataacaccaccaataatactaataataacagtGGCTTGccaaattctaataattctgcTTCTAATAAtcattcatttaataataataacatttcCTCCAATAACACTATGTCgtacaataataacaatataaaATCGAAAAAGGAAACAATTCATGATAAAGACAATGGTGAacaagatgaagaagaaaaggaagaagaagaagaaaaagaagaagaagaagaaaatgaagcCATTCCTAGCACTCACAATAGTTctacaaatttaaataatcaaataaattcaaatcaaaatgATAGAAATGATAAACAATTTGAtaacaaagaaaatataaatgagAGTTCAAGTGTAaattatgataatgataataacaataatacaacaaatatacaaaaaaataacttgTACTCAGATGAAGAAGACGGtgataattcttcaatttattcatcatcaacaaATATGAACCGTAATAATTCACAATAcattaacaataatagaCTATTTAATCATCAACAGCAGTTTttaaatcataataataaccaaCAATTGTATTATACTAATTCAAACACCCCACAATTCACTCCAAACTATATGATCCCtcatattcaaataatggaTAACCCTGTAccaataattgataataattctaacaatagtatgaatatgaataatatatcaACTCCATCATTAAACAACCACCCAGCTCCTAACAATGATTCATCATTTATACTTAGACAAGACATCTATATTGATGAATACTTTGTAGGTAATGTCATTGGAAAAGAAGGCAAACATATCAATTCAATCAAAGAAACCACTGGGTGTTCCATCTTTATAGATAAGCAGCCTATAAAATACAtgaataaaagaaaaatatctatGAGAGGCACAATTGTAGGATTGAATACC